The nucleotide sequence TAAAATATTATATTATATCCCTATTGATAAACTTGGTTTTAATAATAGGAGGAATTATTTTGTTGCAAATGGCAATTACGGGTATCCTTTGTGGTGCTCTTTTAGGTTTTGTGATGCAACGTGGACGTTTCTGTTTAACAGGCGGTTTCCGTGATATGTACATCGCAAAAGATAATCGTATGTTTTATGCTTTACTAGTAGCCATTGCAGTTCAAGCGGTAGGTGTATTCCTACTAATTGAGGCAGGGGCGTTTGAATATACAGCAGGTCAGTTCCCATTATGGGCAACGATTGCAGGCGCATTTATTTTCGGTATCGGGATTATTTTTGCAGGTGGCTGTGCGACAGGTACTTGGTATCGTGCAGGTGAAGGCTTAATCGGTAGCTGGATCGCATTGGCATTTTACATGTTAATGGCAGCTGTTATGAAATCAGGTCCATTAGCACAATTTACAGTTGATGCACGTACACCGGTAGTAGGTACTGATTCAATTGCCGATACATTTGGCATTAATGTTTGGTTTTTAGTCATTCCGTTTGTAGCATTGGTGGCATTCATTGTTTACCGTGAATTACGCAAACCACGTGTGAAAATTCCAGGCTTGAAACCTAAGAAAACAGGCTTGGCACATATTTTATTCGAAAAACGCTGGAATCCATATGTGACAG is from Solibacillus isronensis and encodes:
- a CDS encoding YeeE/YedE thiosulfate transporter family protein is translated as MLQMAITGILCGALLGFVMQRGRFCLTGGFRDMYIAKDNRMFYALLVAIAVQAVGVFLLIEAGAFEYTAGQFPLWATIAGAFIFGIGIIFAGGCATGTWYRAGEGLIGSWIALAFYMLMAAVMKSGPLAQFTVDARTPVVGTDSIADTFGINVWFLVIPFVALVAFIVYRELRKPRVKIPGLKPKKTGLAHILFEKRWNPYVTATLIGLIATLAWPLSAASGRIFGLGITTPSANILQFLVTGDLDIINWGVFLVMGILFGSYFAAKMSGEFRLRTPDTKTVVRSSAGGILMGFGASLAGGCSIGNGLVMTSMMTWSGWVALLFMILGTWTASYFVFVRPSKKRATARA